In the Kitasatospora terrestris genome, one interval contains:
- the dut gene encoding dUTP diphosphatase has translation MTPRPPVDVLIRRLDPELPLPAYEHPGDAGADLRTTVEAELKPGERAVLPTGIAIALPDGYAAFVHPRSGLAARCGVALVNAPGTVDAGYRGEIKVIVVNLDPREAVVFRRGDRIAQLVIQQVEKASFHEVAELPGSARAEGGFGSTGGHAAV, from the coding sequence CTGACCCCCCGCCCGCCGGTCGACGTCCTGATCCGACGGCTCGACCCCGAGCTGCCGCTGCCGGCCTACGAGCACCCCGGCGACGCCGGCGCCGACCTGCGCACCACCGTCGAGGCCGAGCTGAAGCCGGGCGAGCGGGCCGTCCTGCCGACCGGCATCGCCATTGCGCTTCCGGACGGTTACGCCGCGTTCGTGCACCCCCGGTCCGGACTCGCAGCCCGCTGCGGAGTTGCACTGGTGAACGCCCCGGGGACGGTCGATGCCGGGTACCGTGGTGAGATCAAGGTGATCGTCGTCAACTTGGATCCGCGCGAGGCAGTCGTCTTCCGTCGAGGCGACCGGATCGCCCAGCTGGTCATCCAGCAGGTCGAGAAGGCGAGCTTCCACGAGGTGGCCGAGCTGCCCGGTTCGGCACGTGCCGAAGGCGGGTTCGGGTCGACCGGCGGCCACGCCGCGGTCTAG
- a CDS encoding hotdog fold domain-containing protein, producing MNGPIASPPTPSAGFLTPTTPPADAVLPPRAPEAPAPGSPLGSHYDQCFGCGPQHPQGLRMTTTAGEGLEVFAEFTVQDCHQGGPGLAHGGLLTTAMDETLGSLNWLLHAPAVTGRLETDFVCPVPVDSVLHIHAWITGVHGRKIYSAAEGRIGGPDGPLAIRAQALFIQVKLEHFTTHGRPEDIKKVLDDSDLMKRARAFEVNP from the coding sequence GTGAACGGACCGATCGCCTCGCCCCCCACGCCCTCCGCCGGGTTCCTGACGCCGACCACGCCGCCGGCCGACGCCGTCCTGCCGCCGCGCGCCCCCGAGGCGCCCGCCCCCGGCTCGCCGCTCGGCTCGCACTACGACCAGTGCTTCGGCTGCGGCCCGCAGCACCCGCAGGGCCTGCGGATGACCACCACCGCGGGCGAGGGCCTGGAGGTCTTCGCCGAGTTCACCGTCCAGGACTGCCACCAGGGCGGCCCCGGGCTGGCCCACGGCGGCCTGCTGACCACCGCCATGGACGAGACCCTCGGCTCGCTGAACTGGCTGCTGCACGCCCCCGCCGTCACCGGCCGGCTGGAGACCGACTTCGTCTGCCCGGTCCCGGTCGACAGCGTGCTGCACATCCACGCCTGGATCACCGGCGTGCACGGCCGCAAGATCTACAGCGCGGCCGAGGGCCGGATCGGCGGGCCGGACGGGCCGCTCGCCATCCGGGCCCAGGCCCTCTTCATCCAGGTGAAGCTGGAACACTTCACCACGCACGGTCGTCCCGAGGACATCAAGAAGGTCCTGGACGACTCGGACCTGATGAAGCGCGCCCGAGCCTTTGAGGTGAACCCGTGA